One part of the Olleya sp. YS genome encodes these proteins:
- the deoC gene encoding deoxyribose-phosphate aldolase, with product MKLHQYIDHTLLKATATKADIIKLCQEAKQHQFFSVCVNSCYVNLAKVELKQSNVKVCSVIGFPLGAMSTAAKVEETKQALKDGADEIDMVLNIGLLKSNDFEAVLKDIEAVKNQMPNNVLKVILETCYLNEEEITKASTLAIKAGADFIKTSTGFGTDGATIKDVKLMKNAIGNGTTKIKASGGIRDTKTALKYINIGVQRIGTSNGIAIVTGNASTGNNY from the coding sequence ATGAAATTACATCAATACATAGATCATACATTACTAAAAGCAACTGCTACAAAAGCAGACATCATTAAACTATGTCAAGAGGCTAAACAACATCAGTTTTTTTCGGTTTGTGTTAATAGTTGTTATGTAAACTTAGCTAAAGTTGAATTAAAACAAAGCAATGTTAAAGTCTGTAGTGTTATTGGATTTCCGTTAGGAGCTATGAGTACTGCTGCTAAAGTCGAAGAAACCAAACAAGCACTAAAAGATGGAGCTGATGAAATTGATATGGTTTTAAACATTGGACTTTTAAAAAGTAACGATTTTGAAGCAGTTTTAAAAGATATTGAAGCGGTAAAAAACCAAATGCCTAACAACGTTTTGAAAGTAATTTTAGAAACCTGTTATTTAAATGAAGAAGAAATCACCAAAGCAAGTACATTAGCCATAAAAGCAGGCGCAGATTTTATTAAAACATCCACAGGATTTGGTACTGATGGTGCCACGATAAAGGACGTCAAACTAATGAAAAATGCAATTGGTAATGGTACTACTAAAATAAAAGCATCTGGTGGTATTAGAGATACAAAAACTGCTTTAAAATATATCAATATTGGCGTGCAACGCATAGGTACTTCAAACGGAATTGCTATTGTAACTGGCAACGCTTCAACAGGAAATAATTATTAA
- the deoD gene encoding purine-nucleoside phosphorylase, with protein sequence MSIHIGANSGDIAETILLPGDPLRAKWIAETFLDNPICFNEVRGMLGYTGTYQGKRVSVMGTGMGVPSISIYAHELITQFGVKNLIRVGSSGSYQEHVKIRDVVLAMAASSNSGVNELRFGGADYAPTASFELFQKAVETAKTKNIPIKAGNVFTSDEFYADDFESYKKWSKFGVLCVEMETAGLYTVAAKHNVNALSILTISDSLVTGEKTTSKERETTFKDMVEIALELA encoded by the coding sequence ATGAGCATACACATAGGAGCCAATTCAGGCGATATTGCAGAAACTATATTATTACCAGGTGATCCTTTACGTGCAAAATGGATAGCCGAAACGTTTTTAGACAATCCAATTTGCTTCAATGAAGTCAGAGGTATGTTGGGTTATACTGGTACCTATCAAGGTAAACGTGTCTCTGTTATGGGAACCGGAATGGGTGTACCTAGTATCTCGATATACGCACACGAACTCATCACTCAATTTGGTGTTAAAAACCTAATTCGTGTTGGTAGTTCTGGCTCATACCAAGAACATGTAAAAATTAGAGACGTTGTTTTAGCTATGGCTGCATCGTCAAACTCTGGTGTTAACGAGTTGCGATTTGGTGGTGCAGACTACGCACCTACAGCTAGTTTTGAATTGTTTCAAAAAGCTGTAGAAACTGCAAAAACAAAAAACATCCCAATTAAAGCTGGTAATGTATTTACGTCTGACGAGTTTTATGCAGATGATTTTGAATCTTACAAAAAATGGAGCAAATTTGGTGTATTGTGTGTCGAAATGGAAACTGCTGGACTATACACGGTTGCTGCAAAACATAATGTCAATGCATTATCTATACTAACCATATCAGACTCTTTAGTCACAGGAGAGAAAACAACAAGTAAAGAACGCGAAACTACGTTTAAAGACATGGTAGAAATTGCTTTAGAACTTGCTTAA
- a CDS encoding phosphoglycerate mutase family protein: MKKIIVLFLLLNCIVFSAEAQQDETNQTTTYYFIRHAEKDRSDATNKNPELTRKGKRRARRWKRYFKRKKLDAIYSTNYKRTLATAFPTSVNKKLPIILYNPRNTDYEAFKKQTQGQNVLIVGHSNTTPSFVNAIINQKKYQDIDDTVNYKLFIITISNGQITDEVIDII, translated from the coding sequence ATGAAAAAAATAATAGTACTATTTCTTTTACTTAATTGTATAGTATTTTCTGCTGAAGCACAACAAGATGAAACAAACCAAACCACAACCTATTACTTTATTCGTCATGCAGAAAAAGACCGTAGTGATGCCACAAATAAAAATCCTGAGTTAACCAGAAAAGGAAAACGACGTGCTAGACGATGGAAACGTTATTTTAAAAGAAAAAAATTAGATGCCATTTATTCTACCAATTACAAACGTACGTTGGCAACTGCATTCCCAACTTCTGTAAATAAAAAACTTCCAATAATACTATACAATCCAAGAAATACAGATTATGAAGCGTTTAAAAAACAAACCCAAGGACAAAACGTATTAATCGTTGGACATAGCAACACCACTCCAAGCTTTGTTAATGCTATTATTAATCAAAAAAAATATCAAGATATTGATGATACCGTTAACTATAAACTGTTTATCATTACCATTTCTAACGGTCAAATTACAGATGAAGTCATCGACATCATTTAA
- the smpB gene encoding SsrA-binding protein SmpB: MQKKINILNKKAKFQYEILDKYTAGIVLTGTEIKSIRNSQASIAESFCEFNEQGELFVINMTVQEYAYGNYYNHRPKAERKLLLNKKELKKLQKEVNTSGLTIIPLRLFLNEKGLAKLDIALAKGKKLYDKRETIKDRDNKRNLDRIKKIYK, encoded by the coding sequence ATGCAAAAAAAGATTAATATACTTAATAAAAAGGCTAAATTTCAGTATGAAATTTTAGACAAATATACTGCTGGAATTGTTTTAACTGGTACAGAGATTAAATCTATTAGAAACAGTCAAGCCTCTATTGCAGAGTCGTTTTGTGAGTTTAATGAACAAGGCGAACTGTTTGTAATAAATATGACTGTACAAGAGTATGCTTATGGTAATTACTATAACCATAGACCAAAAGCAGAACGCAAACTTCTACTCAATAAAAAAGAACTTAAAAAACTTCAAAAAGAAGTTAACACCTCTGGTTTAACTATCATTCCATTACGGTTATTTTTAAATGAAAAGGGCTTAGCAAAACTAGATATAGCATTAGCTAAGGGTAAAAAATTATACGATAAGCGTGAAACCATCAAGGACAGAGATAACAAGCGTAACTTAGATCGTATTAAGAAAATTTATAAATAA
- a CDS encoding DUF5686 and carboxypeptidase regulatory-like domain-containing protein gives MKYSFFTLFAFVCSLSFAQITGTVTSDQNQPLPVVNIFIENTYTGTTTNNDGQYALELSKTGDYIVTFQYLGYKTVKKSVSIKTFPYVLDVILYEEDINLDEVVINSDENPANDIIRKTIANRKDNLNKLKAYKANFYSRGLLQLVDVPEKILGQEIGDLEGALDSTRSGIVYLSETISKLEYLSPKPIKETITASKISGDSNGFSFNNATDVEFNFYKNTFELGSEIVSPIADFAFNYYRYKLVGTFYDDLGNLINKIELLPKRENDKAFGGFIYVIEDQWSLFGVDVTLTGQQAQIPAVDIFKIKQTFTYYDAEKLWVKTTQLFDFKFGIFGIKGDGRFTAAYSDYNFNPNFDKNNFGREILSFEDNANKKDSLFWEDKRPVPLTNAEVEDYVRKDSIQLVRESKPYLDSIDGVNNKFKLGNILGGYSYNNSYNKTYFNISSPLSKMAFNTVQGWNGAVTANYTKRYEDNQKYFNMSSTINYGASDDRLRATGQINYRFNRKNRAFISLSGGSKVEQFNPSLTSLESLNTSYSNFAEKNFLKIYDRSYVQLNYSQELVNGLFINSALSYNRRQPLFNTTDQTWYPQDNRDYTSNNPVDPTAYGVASFDTHNIMKFNLNTRINFGQNYMSYPFGKFNIPNGKIPTLYLGYEKGFASTNDNYNFDQFKAQLYQNVNLGNKGDFTYFIKGGVFNNADNIAFMDYHHFNGNQTNVVLDGNYINNFKILPYYTLSTNKAYAEIHSEHNFKGYILNKIPLLNKLNYNLVLGFNAAATKENKPYTEYSIGLSNLGWGKVRFLRVDYVRAYQGSGLVNDTFLFGFSF, from the coding sequence ATGAAATATTCTTTTTTTACGCTATTTGCTTTTGTCTGTTCGTTATCTTTTGCTCAAATTACAGGAACCGTTACTTCAGACCAAAACCAACCACTTCCAGTCGTTAATATTTTTATAGAAAATACTTACACTGGAACTACTACAAACAATGATGGTCAGTATGCTTTAGAATTATCCAAAACAGGAGATTACATCGTAACATTTCAATATTTAGGCTATAAAACGGTTAAGAAAAGTGTTTCTATTAAAACATTTCCATACGTTTTAGATGTTATTTTATACGAGGAAGATATTAATTTAGACGAAGTAGTTATAAATTCTGATGAGAATCCAGCAAACGACATTATCAGAAAAACCATTGCCAATCGAAAAGACAACCTCAATAAACTTAAGGCTTATAAAGCCAATTTCTATTCCAGAGGATTATTACAATTGGTTGATGTTCCAGAAAAAATATTAGGACAAGAAATTGGTGATTTAGAAGGTGCTTTAGACTCGACCAGAAGTGGTATTGTTTATTTATCCGAAACCATTTCTAAACTAGAATACTTATCGCCTAAACCAATAAAAGAGACTATTACAGCTTCAAAAATAAGTGGAGACAGTAATGGGTTTAGTTTTAATAATGCAACTGATGTCGAATTCAATTTTTACAAAAACACCTTTGAGTTAGGTAGCGAGATTGTCTCGCCAATTGCAGACTTTGCCTTTAATTACTATAGATACAAGCTAGTTGGAACATTTTATGACGACTTAGGAAACTTAATAAACAAAATAGAGTTACTTCCAAAACGAGAAAACGACAAAGCGTTTGGTGGCTTTATTTACGTTATAGAAGATCAATGGAGTTTGTTTGGTGTAGATGTCACCTTAACGGGTCAGCAAGCACAGATTCCAGCAGTAGATATATTTAAAATTAAACAGACCTTTACTTACTACGATGCTGAAAAACTATGGGTAAAAACCACACAGTTATTTGATTTTAAATTTGGAATTTTCGGTATTAAAGGTGATGGTCGTTTTACAGCAGCTTACAGCGACTATAACTTTAATCCAAATTTTGATAAAAATAATTTTGGAAGAGAAATCCTATCGTTTGAAGATAATGCTAACAAAAAAGATTCGCTGTTTTGGGAAGACAAAAGACCTGTTCCGTTAACCAATGCAGAGGTTGAAGACTATGTTAGAAAAGACAGTATCCAATTAGTTAGAGAATCAAAACCTTATTTAGACTCAATAGATGGTGTGAATAACAAATTTAAATTAGGTAATATTCTAGGTGGTTACAGTTACAACAACTCATACAATAAAACCTATTTTAATATTTCCTCTCCTCTCAGTAAAATGGCGTTTAATACTGTCCAAGGATGGAATGGAGCTGTTACTGCCAACTATACAAAACGATATGAAGATAATCAGAAATACTTCAACATGTCTTCAACAATCAATTATGGAGCGTCTGATGACAGACTAAGAGCTACAGGACAAATTAATTATAGATTCAATAGAAAAAACAGAGCCTTCATATCCTTATCTGGAGGTAGTAAAGTAGAACAATTTAATCCTAGTTTGACCAGTTTAGAGTCATTAAACACGTCCTACTCAAACTTTGCTGAGAAAAACTTTTTAAAGATTTACGATCGTAGTTACGTACAGTTAAATTATAGTCAAGAATTGGTCAATGGACTGTTTATAAATTCAGCCTTAAGCTATAATCGCAGACAACCATTATTTAATACCACAGATCAAACTTGGTATCCGCAAGATAACAGAGATTACACTAGCAATAATCCAGTAGACCCAACTGCTTATGGTGTTGCGTCGTTTGACACACATAATATCATGAAGTTTAATTTAAATACACGAATTAATTTTGGTCAGAATTATATGAGTTATCCTTTCGGGAAATTTAACATTCCAAATGGTAAAATACCAACACTATATTTAGGCTACGAAAAAGGGTTTGCAAGTACTAACGACAACTACAATTTTGATCAGTTTAAGGCACAACTCTACCAGAATGTAAACTTGGGTAACAAAGGGGATTTTACCTACTTTATTAAAGGAGGAGTTTTTAATAACGCAGACAATATTGCCTTTATGGATTACCACCATTTTAATGGTAATCAAACCAATGTGGTATTAGATGGTAATTACATCAATAATTTTAAAATCTTACCGTATTATACGTTAAGTACCAATAAGGCTTACGCCGAAATCCATTCAGAACATAACTTTAAAGGGTATATTTTAAATAAAATCCCTTTATTAAATAAACTTAATTACAACTTGGTTTTAGGGTTTAATGCAGCAGCAACCAAAGAAAACAAACCATATACCGAATACTCTATTGGATTAAGCAATTTAGGTTGGGGAAAAGTACGTTTTTTACGAGTGGATTATGTTAGAGCGTACCAAGGAAGTGGTTTGGTTAATGATACCTTTTTATTTGGGTTTAGTTTCTAA